The Methylobacterium sp. PvR107 genome contains a region encoding:
- a CDS encoding S1C family serine protease — MPDRTVRILLAAVLVLMALYVAQPYLQPLLYAANTPRAVTARGDLAQSEKATVALFEQASPSVVHVFAQGAAQNRDLLDLDEDGGEQGNTQTGTGFVWDGAGHIVTNTHVVQNAAQSGGSVSVRLSDGAVVPATLVGMAPSYDLAVLQLGRVTNMPPPLAIGTSADLKVGQSTFAIGNPFGLDHTLTTGVISAVRRRMPTSEGREVSGVIQTDAAINPGNSGGPLLDSAGRLIGVNTAIVSPSGASAGIGFAIPVDVVNRIVPELIKAGRVRNPGIGIIAAQEAATARLGIDGVVIVRVLPGSPAAQAGLRGVDAQTGDIGDVIVEANGRPVHRLADLTAAIEGAGLGTPVTLKVERDGRIRQVRVTTADVAENRR, encoded by the coding sequence GTGCCGGATCGTACCGTGCGCATCCTCCTCGCCGCGGTCCTGGTCCTGATGGCGCTCTACGTCGCCCAGCCCTACCTGCAACCCCTGCTCTACGCGGCCAACACCCCCCGGGCGGTGACCGCGCGCGGCGATCTCGCGCAGTCGGAGAAGGCCACGGTCGCCCTGTTCGAGCAGGCGAGCCCGTCGGTGGTCCACGTCTTCGCGCAGGGTGCGGCCCAGAACCGCGACCTGCTCGACCTCGACGAGGACGGTGGCGAGCAGGGCAACACCCAGACGGGCACCGGCTTCGTCTGGGACGGCGCCGGCCATATCGTGACCAACACCCACGTGGTTCAGAATGCCGCGCAGAGCGGCGGCTCCGTCTCGGTCCGCCTCAGCGACGGCGCGGTGGTGCCCGCGACACTGGTCGGGATGGCGCCGTCCTACGACTTGGCGGTCCTGCAGCTCGGGCGCGTCACGAACATGCCGCCGCCGCTCGCCATCGGCACCTCGGCGGATCTCAAGGTCGGACAATCGACCTTCGCGATCGGCAACCCGTTCGGCCTCGACCACACGCTGACGACCGGCGTGATTAGCGCCGTCCGCCGCCGGATGCCGACCAGCGAGGGGCGTGAAGTGTCGGGCGTCATCCAGACGGATGCGGCGATCAACCCCGGCAATTCCGGCGGCCCGCTGCTCGATTCCGCCGGCCGGCTGATCGGCGTCAACACCGCCATCGTCTCGCCGTCGGGGGCGAGCGCAGGAATCGGTTTCGCCATCCCGGTTGACGTGGTCAACCGGATCGTGCCGGAACTGATCAAGGCGGGACGCGTGCGCAATCCCGGCATCGGCATCATCGCCGCCCAGGAGGCCGCCACCGCGCGGCTCGGCATTGACGGCGTGGTGATCGTGCGGGTCCTGCCCGGGTCGCCGGCCGCCCAGGCGGGCCTGCGCGGCGTCGATGCCCAGACCGGCGACATCGGCGACGTGATCGTGGAGGCCAATGGCCGCCCGGTCCATCGCCTGGCCGATCTGACGGCGGCCATCGAGGGCGCCGGACTCGGTACGCCCGTGACGCTGAAGGTCGAGCGCGACGGCCGTATCCGACAGGTGCGGGTCACGACCGCGGATGTGGCGGAGAACCGTCGATGA
- a CDS encoding DnaJ domain-containing protein, translating into MALLAGLLACLTLWWLSKRSNGLGRRLKRAVGQGFGAALGRARLPTFGAFALLAAGFLLLRGNLVLAALLGLGGVWMIEGQASITERLRRFVRPASGRGPGTPQDRRVRTVLIDALLNPDGSLRTGQVLSGPDIGAWLEAMPTGAVVDLLQLCRLRDAAGAALLEPYLDRRAPGWRVHAERDRDPRPGRPPNPGAMTQEEAYQVLGLQRGATAEEIRSAHRSLMKRAHPDQGGSAERAARVNAARDRLLSRHR; encoded by the coding sequence ATGGCGCTGCTTGCCGGTCTGCTCGCCTGCCTCACGCTGTGGTGGCTTTCGAAGAGGAGCAACGGTCTCGGCCGGCGCCTGAAGCGTGCCGTCGGCCAAGGGTTCGGCGCCGCCCTCGGCCGCGCGCGGCTGCCGACCTTCGGCGCCTTCGCACTCCTGGCAGCGGGCTTCCTGCTGCTCCGTGGAAACCTCGTCCTCGCGGCGCTTCTCGGCCTTGGCGGCGTCTGGATGATCGAGGGACAAGCCTCGATAACCGAACGGCTCCGCCGCTTCGTCCGGCCGGCCTCCGGCCGAGGCCCCGGTACCCCTCAGGATCGGCGCGTCCGCACGGTTCTGATCGACGCGCTGCTGAACCCGGACGGCAGCCTGCGTACCGGGCAGGTCCTGTCTGGGCCAGATATCGGAGCATGGCTCGAGGCCATGCCCACCGGTGCCGTGGTCGATCTCCTGCAGCTCTGCCGCCTGCGCGACGCTGCGGGTGCCGCCCTGCTAGAGCCGTATCTCGACCGCCGGGCGCCCGGATGGCGTGTACACGCTGAGCGCGATCGAGATCCGCGGCCGGGCCGTCCGCCGAACCCAGGGGCGATGACGCAGGAGGAGGCGTACCAGGTCCTGGGGCTTCAGCGCGGGGCGACCGCTGAGGAGATCCGGTCGGCCCACCGGTCGCTCATGAAGCGCGCCCACCCCGACCAGGGCGGCAGCGCCGAACGGGCGGCGCGCGTCAACGCGGCCCGGGACAGGCTTCTGAGCCGACATCGCTAA
- a CDS encoding D-alanyl-D-alanine carboxypeptidase: protein MRSVVGRSRTIPVLPAALAAAALLTALASPAEARRGRHHHHARAGGGYNPPYAAMVVDVKSGKTLHAVNEDALRHPASITKVMTLYMLFEQMERGKFALDSELTISAHAAAQAPSKLGLRPGQTISVENAIKAIVTKSANDVACAIGENIAGSEERFAQMMTAKAHALGMSRTQYANASGLPDPDQLTTARDLTVLARAIQDRFPHYYRYFQTRSFAFRGRVIGNHNHLLGNVEGVDGIKTGYTRDSGFNLMTAAKSDGHQIVAIVLGGKSGASRDRIMADLVRSSLPRAYAGARTAPAVTEVAERARPAVVADAVSRTRTQVASADDEDVETTGTTGEPLELAPSKTTTPGGTWKPGPQGIPKAAQAYAGAGSAQAPFPGATKSAARVASVERDEPPKAVSGARVVPTAWVIQLGAMDDETKARSMLSEARAKVGGSLAKAAPYTVKVEHGGTTLFRARFSGFGEQDSAQEACSALKRSGFSCFATRS from the coding sequence ATGCGTAGCGTAGTAGGCCGCTCCCGGACGATTCCCGTGCTGCCGGCCGCCCTCGCGGCCGCGGCACTCCTGACGGCCCTGGCCTCGCCGGCCGAGGCCCGGCGCGGTCGCCACCATCACCATGCGCGCGCCGGCGGCGGATACAATCCGCCCTACGCCGCGATGGTCGTCGACGTGAAGAGCGGCAAGACCCTGCACGCGGTCAACGAGGATGCCCTGCGCCATCCCGCCTCGATCACCAAGGTGATGACGCTCTACATGTTGTTCGAGCAGATGGAGCGCGGCAAGTTCGCCCTCGACTCCGAGCTGACCATCTCGGCCCATGCCGCCGCCCAAGCGCCCTCGAAGCTCGGCCTGCGTCCCGGCCAGACCATATCGGTCGAGAACGCCATCAAGGCGATCGTGACCAAGTCGGCCAACGACGTGGCCTGCGCGATCGGCGAGAACATCGCCGGCTCCGAGGAGCGCTTCGCGCAGATGATGACCGCCAAGGCGCACGCGCTCGGCATGAGCCGGACGCAATACGCCAACGCCTCGGGCCTGCCGGACCCGGATCAGCTCACCACCGCCCGCGACCTGACCGTGCTCGCCCGGGCGATCCAGGACCGATTCCCCCACTACTATCGCTACTTCCAGACGCGCTCTTTCGCGTTCCGCGGCCGGGTGATCGGCAACCACAACCACCTCCTCGGCAACGTCGAGGGCGTGGACGGGATCAAGACCGGCTACACTCGGGATTCCGGCTTCAACCTGATGACCGCGGCGAAATCCGACGGCCACCAGATCGTGGCGATCGTGCTCGGAGGGAAGTCCGGCGCGAGCCGCGACCGGATCATGGCCGACCTCGTCCGCTCCAGCCTGCCGCGGGCCTATGCCGGTGCGCGGACCGCACCTGCGGTCACCGAGGTTGCCGAGCGCGCCCGCCCGGCGGTGGTCGCCGATGCGGTCTCGCGGACGCGCACGCAGGTCGCCTCGGCCGACGACGAGGATGTCGAGACCACGGGCACAACCGGCGAGCCGCTCGAGCTCGCCCCGTCCAAGACCACAACGCCCGGCGGCACCTGGAAGCCCGGCCCGCAGGGCATCCCGAAGGCCGCGCAGGCCTATGCCGGCGCCGGCAGCGCGCAGGCGCCGTTCCCGGGCGCGACCAAGTCGGCGGCCCGGGTGGCGTCGGTCGAGCGCGACGAGCCGCCGAAGGCTGTCTCCGGCGCCCGTGTCGTGCCCACCGCCTGGGTGATCCAGCTCGGCGCCATGGATGACGAAACGAAGGCCCGGTCGATGCTCTCGGAGGCGCGCGCCAAGGTCGGTGGCAGCCTCGCCAAGGCGGCCCCCTATACGGTCAAGGTGGAGCACGGCGGGACGACGCTGTTCCGCGCCCGCTTCTCGGGCTTCGGCGAGCAGGATTCCGCCCAGGAGGCCTGCTCGGCCCTGAAGCGCAGCGGCTTCAGCTGCTTCGCGACCCGGAGCTGA
- the clpS gene encoding ATP-dependent Clp protease adapter ClpS gives MQGTASSTKGHWPAQRAITASGSRAPGGDDRSNTAIITRTKPRTKRPSLYRVLLLNDDYTPMEFVVLVVERFFNKSHEDAYQIMMHVHQNGVGECGVFTYEVAETKVTQVMDFARKHQHPLQCVMEKK, from the coding sequence ATGCAGGGCACCGCGAGTTCCACGAAGGGTCACTGGCCGGCGCAACGTGCGATCACGGCGTCCGGGTCGCGCGCGCCAGGCGGTGACGACCGATCCAACACGGCGATCATCACCCGCACGAAGCCGCGGACCAAACGGCCGAGCCTTTACCGGGTGCTCCTTTTGAACGACGACTACACGCCGATGGAGTTCGTGGTGCTCGTGGTCGAGCGGTTCTTCAACAAGAGCCACGAGGACGCCTACCAGATCATGATGCACGTGCATCAGAACGGGGTCGGCGAGTGCGGGGTCTTCACCTACGAGGTGGCGGAGACCAAGGTGACGCAGGTCATGGACTTCGCGCGCAAACACCAACATCCTCTCCAGTGCGTTATGGAAAAGAAATAG
- a CDS encoding SbcC/MukB-like Walker B domain-containing protein, which produces MYVLTDIAISNWYLIRREQIRLRGAAALVGPTGAGKSTIFDAVGTVLAGNNASRLALNASASGRSARTVRDYCLGWISDPAEGGRPTRESCETVLALVFENPESGRVVTVGLALAARAVEPKETVLSRFIAVGHRFEVADYARTAPGGSYTAPWSEIAADLRARASSFTEYRTSGERFTADILATLREGALAPEPRHFLRSFANAVAFKPIFDTSAFVRAFVLDPEPLDVERVRLSIANWRRLLETIAELETRLGRLRRLRDRYEAWSESVLAAATHDLRAASAELRRRSLDLIAVRTRLREGADTLRIARERVAASRAFVREIDGEIAEKKALAAASAAEGRLAASTLGLSMLERDRKELAGRIADLVGLVGQMGKLQAVAPILRPSSPQAARLAEACARAGLRKESSPEEILRPEGPLAELVEGLTRLPDFDEALERAAEDAALKARAQESEAERTAPRTGAGPTARLSSDTVAFRGELERRGIAAVPICELAEIVDPTWGPALEALLGRAREALVVAPDRLNEALGVLQSGRDRFHRCILVKTTDTAKQRARRYDDGPLTVIETRDPHAEAFLGVRLGGYDLARDDAELAHLTRAVAPSGRTTAGMAYSVTRSVDLLMTRGQRGPTADSRHAHEVAVAEARRLRGEAAVLREAARTAAAIRARIARGLDDIDTLRTELDGLDGRRRTLQTEREGIEKRDTAGLTAEITALSAERAGYLRELSEELEPKLDRLLADEAALRARLGPVREAARAALAARRAALRQLTGGDAARVRLARSEVFDVGIIAEARRALAGLDAKATGSRATTERTLAREAADAARAHGRTAERELAEACAAWRVENPLNTGDAPAIDGFAWVRREYEAVEGHELRRYRAQAERAETEMRRLMTEDLLTRLADRFERVHAKLAALNERLSARSFTGQTYAFEAAVDRRYAAVHALAIETARSPEAAQALFAGEAEGPMAAALAEITALIAGAEDAARLADYRNYFVYEIGMRDQAGNRTTMSARALRGSGGEAQAPFYVAIAASLASAYYPGDRPGDENPGLGLCLLDEAFSKLDVRNSQALVDLYRAWGLQLLIAAPEDKRTTLTEVMDTIVTVYKSPDLTSVRVEAEHPLEAARRALHAINPDQVGIEGFRHSDAAE; this is translated from the coding sequence GTGTACGTCCTCACCGACATCGCCATCTCGAACTGGTACCTGATTCGCCGCGAGCAGATTCGGCTGCGGGGCGCCGCCGCGCTCGTGGGGCCGACGGGGGCCGGAAAATCGACGATCTTCGACGCGGTCGGCACGGTTCTGGCCGGCAACAATGCCAGCCGTCTCGCCCTCAACGCCTCGGCCTCCGGGCGCAGCGCCCGCACGGTGCGGGATTATTGCCTGGGCTGGATCAGCGACCCGGCGGAGGGCGGTCGCCCGACCCGGGAATCCTGCGAGACCGTGCTGGCCCTCGTGTTCGAGAACCCCGAATCCGGGCGCGTGGTCACGGTCGGGCTGGCGCTGGCGGCGCGCGCCGTCGAGCCGAAGGAGACCGTGCTCTCGCGTTTCATCGCGGTTGGGCACCGGTTCGAAGTCGCCGATTACGCCCGCACCGCGCCGGGCGGAAGCTACACGGCGCCGTGGAGCGAGATCGCCGCGGATCTGCGCGCCCGGGCTTCGAGCTTCACGGAGTACCGCACCTCCGGCGAGCGCTTCACGGCGGATATCCTCGCGACCCTGCGCGAGGGCGCGCTGGCGCCCGAGCCCCGTCATTTCCTGCGCAGCTTCGCCAACGCGGTGGCGTTCAAGCCGATCTTCGACACCAGCGCCTTCGTGCGCGCCTTCGTGCTCGACCCGGAACCGCTGGATGTCGAGCGCGTCCGCCTCTCCATCGCCAACTGGCGGCGCCTCCTGGAGACGATCGCCGAGCTTGAGACACGCCTCGGCCGCTTGCGGCGCCTGCGGGACCGTTACGAGGCCTGGAGCGAGTCGGTGCTCGCCGCGGCGACGCACGACTTGCGCGCGGCGAGCGCCGAGTTGCGCCGCCGCAGCCTCGACCTCATCGCCGTCCGCACGCGCCTGCGCGAGGGCGCCGATACCCTGCGGATTGCCCGCGAGCGTGTCGCCGCGAGCCGCGCCTTCGTGCGCGAGATCGACGGCGAGATCGCCGAGAAGAAGGCGCTCGCCGCCGCGAGTGCCGCGGAGGGGCGGCTCGCCGCCTCGACGCTCGGCCTCTCCATGCTGGAACGGGACCGCAAGGAACTCGCGGGCCGGATCGCCGACCTCGTCGGCCTCGTCGGCCAGATGGGCAAGCTCCAGGCGGTCGCCCCGATCCTGCGCCCGTCCAGCCCGCAAGCGGCGCGGTTGGCCGAGGCCTGTGCGCGGGCCGGCCTGCGCAAGGAATCATCCCCGGAGGAAATCCTGCGCCCCGAGGGGCCACTCGCCGAACTGGTCGAAGGGCTGACGCGGTTGCCCGATTTCGACGAGGCGCTGGAGCGGGCCGCCGAGGATGCCGCCCTCAAGGCGCGCGCCCAGGAGAGCGAGGCGGAACGCACCGCGCCGCGCACCGGCGCCGGGCCGACGGCGCGGCTGTCCTCCGACACGGTGGCGTTCCGCGGCGAGCTGGAGCGGCGCGGCATCGCGGCGGTGCCGATCTGCGAGCTGGCCGAGATCGTCGATCCGACCTGGGGCCCGGCCCTCGAAGCCCTGCTCGGGCGTGCGCGCGAGGCGCTGGTGGTAGCGCCGGACCGGCTGAACGAGGCGCTCGGCGTCCTGCAATCCGGCCGTGATCGGTTCCATCGCTGCATCTTGGTCAAGACCACCGACACCGCCAAGCAGCGGGCGCGCCGCTACGATGACGGGCCGCTCACCGTGATCGAGACCAGAGACCCGCACGCGGAGGCGTTCCTGGGCGTGCGGCTGGGCGGCTACGACCTCGCCCGGGACGATGCCGAGCTCGCCCATCTTACTCGCGCAGTGGCGCCGAGCGGACGGACCACCGCCGGCATGGCCTATTCGGTGACCCGGAGCGTCGACTTGCTGATGACCCGCGGCCAGCGCGGGCCGACCGCCGACAGCCGCCATGCGCACGAGGTCGCGGTCGCGGAGGCGCGTCGGCTGCGCGGCGAGGCGGCCGTTCTGCGCGAGGCGGCCCGCACAGCAGCCGCGATCCGCGCCCGCATCGCCCGAGGTCTCGACGACATCGACACCCTGCGGACCGAGCTGGACGGCCTGGACGGGCGGCGGCGCACGCTTCAGACCGAGCGCGAGGGGATCGAGAAGCGCGACACCGCCGGGCTCACCGCCGAGATCACCGCGCTGAGCGCGGAGCGCGCCGGCTACCTGCGCGAGTTGTCGGAGGAGCTGGAGCCGAAGCTCGACCGCCTGCTCGCCGACGAGGCGGCGCTCCGCGCCCGGCTCGGCCCGGTCCGCGAGGCCGCCCGCGCGGCGCTCGCGGCGCGGCGCGCGGCGCTGCGCCAGCTCACGGGCGGTGATGCCGCCCGGGTGCGGCTCGCGCGCTCCGAGGTGTTCGACGTCGGTATTATCGCCGAGGCACGCCGTGCCCTCGCGGGGCTCGACGCCAAGGCCACCGGGTCGCGGGCGACCACCGAGCGCACCCTCGCCCGGGAAGCGGCCGACGCCGCCCGCGCGCACGGTCGGACCGCCGAGCGTGAGCTGGCGGAGGCCTGCGCCGCCTGGCGGGTCGAGAATCCGCTCAATACCGGCGATGCCCCCGCGATTGACGGGTTTGCCTGGGTCCGGCGGGAATACGAGGCGGTAGAAGGTCACGAGCTACGGCGCTACCGCGCCCAGGCCGAGCGGGCCGAGACCGAGATGCGCCGCCTCATGACCGAGGACCTGCTGACGCGTCTGGCCGACCGGTTCGAGCGCGTCCACGCCAAGCTCGCGGCCCTGAACGAGCGGCTCTCGGCCCGCAGCTTCACCGGGCAGACCTACGCATTCGAGGCGGCGGTGGACCGCCGCTACGCCGCCGTCCACGCGCTCGCCATCGAGACGGCCCGTTCGCCCGAGGCCGCCCAGGCGCTGTTCGCCGGCGAGGCCGAGGGTCCGATGGCGGCAGCGCTGGCGGAGATCACCGCCCTGATCGCCGGCGCGGAGGATGCGGCGCGGCTCGCCGATTACCGCAACTACTTCGTCTACGAGATCGGCATGCGGGACCAAGCGGGTAACCGCACCACCATGTCGGCTCGGGCGCTCCGCGGCTCGGGCGGCGAGGCGCAGGCGCCGTTCTACGTGGCGATCGCGGCTTCCCTGGCGAGCGCCTATTATCCCGGCGACCGGCCCGGCGACGAGAATCCGGGCCTGGGTCTGTGCCTTCTCGATGAGGCGTTCTCGAAGCTCGACGTGCGCAACAGCCAGGCGCTGGTGGATCTCTACCGGGCCTGGGGGCTGCAGCTGCTGATCGCGGCGCCCGAGGACAAGCGCACGACGCTCACCGAGGTGATGGACACCATCGTGACGGTCTACAAGAGCCCGGATCTCACCTCGGTCCGGGTCGAGGCCGAGCACCCGCTCGAGGCCGCCCGGCGGGCGCTGCACGCGATCAACCCCGATCAGGTCGGGATCGAAGGGTTCCGCCACTCGGACGCGGCGGAATGA
- the clpA gene encoding ATP-dependent Clp protease ATP-binding subunit ClpA: MPSFSRSLEQALHRALALAGERRHEYATLEHLLLALVDDQDAAAVMRACNVEIDTLKRSLVDYVDTELSNLTGDGRQDAKPTAGFQRVIQRAVIHVQSSGREEVTGANVLVAIFAERESHAAYFLQEQDMTRYDAVNYISHGIAKRPGASESKPVRGAEDEGAAERPSDEGDPRGGAKKKGDALDAYCVNLNKKARDGKIDPLIGRETEVQRTIQVLCRRQKNNPLLVGDPGVGKTAIAEGLARKIIQHEVPEVLADATVFSLDMGTLLAGTRYRGDFEERLKQVMKEIEAHPNAIMFIDEIHTVIGAGATSGGAMDASNLLKPALASGTLRCIGSTTYKEYRQYFEKDRALVRRFQKIDVNEPSIPDTIEIVKGLRPYFEEFHKLKYTTEAVKAAVELSARYINDRKLPDKAIDVIDETGASQMLVPEARRKRTIGIKEIEATIATMARIPPKTVSKDDAVVLQHLTENLKRVVYGQPNAIEALTSAIKLARAGLRDPDKPIGSYLFAGPTGVGKTEAAKQLASSLGVEMLRFDMSEYMERHTVSRLIGAPPGYVGFDQGGLLTDGIDQHPHCVLLLDEIEKAHPDLFNILLQVMDHGKLTDHNGKQVDFRNVIIIMTTNAGASDLAKSAYGFTQSKRTGDDVEAINKLFAPEFRNRLDAIISFGHLPKEVVAKVVDKFVLQLEAQLADRNVTIELSDEAREWLVEHGYDDAMGARPMARLIQSTIKTPLADEVLFGKLKDGGAVRVVVRKPEDDEAKAGAKDSLGFEFPAGPVTPKPEKDVTNVAKRHKRTKPRTAARKKTPKDNKGGGGSGGVRTVPKVPLVRA; this comes from the coding sequence TTGCCAAGCTTCTCACGCAGCCTAGAACAAGCTCTCCACCGCGCCCTGGCGCTCGCGGGAGAGCGCCGGCACGAATACGCGACGCTGGAGCACCTCCTGCTCGCCCTCGTGGACGACCAGGATGCGGCCGCGGTGATGCGCGCCTGCAATGTCGAGATCGATACGCTCAAGCGCAGCCTCGTCGACTACGTCGATACCGAGCTGTCCAACCTCACCGGCGACGGGCGGCAGGACGCCAAGCCGACGGCGGGGTTCCAGCGCGTGATCCAGCGCGCTGTGATCCACGTCCAATCCTCCGGTCGCGAGGAGGTGACCGGGGCGAACGTGCTGGTGGCGATCTTCGCCGAGCGCGAGAGCCACGCCGCCTACTTCCTGCAGGAGCAGGACATGACCCGCTACGACGCGGTCAACTACATCAGTCACGGTATTGCCAAGCGCCCCGGCGCCTCCGAGTCGAAGCCCGTGCGGGGGGCCGAGGACGAGGGCGCGGCCGAGCGGCCGAGCGACGAGGGTGATCCCCGCGGCGGCGCCAAGAAGAAGGGCGACGCGCTCGACGCCTACTGCGTCAACCTCAACAAGAAGGCCCGCGACGGCAAGATCGATCCGCTGATCGGCCGCGAGACCGAGGTCCAGCGGACGATCCAGGTGCTCTGCCGCCGGCAGAAGAACAACCCGCTGCTTGTGGGCGATCCCGGCGTCGGCAAGACCGCGATCGCGGAAGGCTTGGCGCGCAAGATCATCCAGCACGAGGTGCCGGAGGTTCTGGCCGACGCGACGGTGTTCTCCCTCGACATGGGCACGTTGCTGGCCGGCACCCGCTATCGCGGCGACTTCGAGGAGCGCCTCAAGCAGGTGATGAAGGAGATCGAGGCGCACCCGAACGCGATCATGTTCATCGACGAGATCCACACGGTGATCGGCGCCGGCGCGACCTCGGGCGGGGCCATGGACGCGTCGAATCTGCTCAAGCCCGCGCTGGCTTCGGGCACGCTGCGCTGCATCGGCTCGACCACCTACAAGGAATACCGCCAGTACTTCGAGAAGGACCGCGCCCTCGTGCGCCGGTTCCAGAAGATCGATGTCAACGAACCGTCGATCCCCGACACGATCGAGATCGTGAAGGGCCTGCGCCCGTACTTCGAGGAGTTCCACAAGCTCAAGTACACGACCGAGGCCGTGAAGGCCGCGGTGGAGCTGTCGGCCCGCTACATCAACGACCGCAAGCTGCCCGACAAGGCGATCGACGTGATCGACGAGACCGGCGCCTCGCAGATGCTGGTGCCGGAGGCGCGCCGCAAGCGCACCATCGGCATCAAGGAGATCGAGGCGACCATCGCCACGATGGCCCGGATCCCGCCGAAGACCGTCTCGAAGGACGACGCGGTGGTGCTTCAGCACCTGACCGAGAACCTGAAGCGCGTGGTCTACGGCCAGCCGAACGCGATCGAGGCCCTGACCTCGGCGATCAAGCTGGCGCGCGCCGGCCTGCGCGACCCGGACAAGCCGATCGGCTCGTACCTGTTCGCCGGCCCGACCGGCGTCGGCAAGACCGAGGCCGCCAAGCAGCTCGCCTCGTCGCTCGGCGTCGAGATGCTGCGCTTCGACATGTCGGAATACATGGAGCGCCACACGGTCAGCCGGCTGATCGGCGCGCCGCCCGGCTACGTGGGCTTCGATCAGGGCGGCCTGCTGACCGACGGGATCGACCAGCACCCGCATTGCGTGCTGCTGCTCGACGAGATCGAGAAGGCGCATCCGGACCTGTTCAACATCCTGCTGCAGGTCATGGACCACGGCAAGCTGACCGACCACAACGGCAAGCAGGTCGATTTCCGAAACGTCATCATCATCATGACGACCAACGCGGGCGCCTCGGACCTGGCGAAGTCGGCCTACGGCTTCACCCAGTCGAAGCGCACGGGCGATGACGTGGAGGCGATCAACAAGCTGTTCGCGCCGGAATTCCGCAACCGTCTCGACGCGATCATCTCGTTCGGCCACCTGCCGAAGGAGGTGGTGGCCAAGGTGGTCGACAAGTTCGTGCTTCAGCTTGAGGCGCAGCTCGCCGACCGCAACGTGACGATCGAGCTGTCGGACGAGGCCCGCGAGTGGCTGGTCGAGCACGGCTACGACGACGCGATGGGTGCCCGTCCGATGGCCCGGCTGATCCAGTCGACCATCAAGACGCCGCTCGCCGACGAGGTGCTGTTCGGCAAGCTGAAGGATGGCGGCGCCGTCCGCGTGGTGGTGCGGAAGCCCGAGGACGACGAGGCCAAGGCCGGCGCCAAGGACAGCCTGGGCTTCGAGTTCCCGGCCGGTCCGGTGACGCCGAAGCCCGAGAAGGACGTGACCAACGTCGCCAAGCGCCACAAGCGCACGAAGCCCCGCACCGCGGCCCGGAAGAAGACGCCGAAGGACAACAAGGGTGGCGGCGGTTCT